CGAGGCCCAGGTCGCGCAGGGTGCGCAGATGCCGCGCAACCTGCGGGCGGGTCATCGACAGCCGGTCCGCCAGGTCGGCGGTGGTCATCGCCTGACGTGCAATGAGGCGGCACAGGCGTATCCGACGCGGATCGGTGAGTGCCAGCATGCGGCTGCGCGCCAGGGTGACGCCGATCTGAGGGGCGTCGACGGGAAAGTGCACGACGGGGGGCAGTCCGGGCTCGTCCTTCACCAGCAGGTGCGGGGCGCCGTACCAGGTAGGGATCAGCAGCAGCGGTGTACGGGCGGGGCTGACCACCGCGTGGTGCACCTTGTCGAGGACGACCCTGGCGGGGCTGTCCAGGCGGGCGCTGGACGGGCTGAGCGAGAGGAGGGCCGCCTCGGGTCCCTCGTCCGCGAGCCGTCGGCGCATCTGGTGTGCGGCCCGGGACAGGACGGGCTCGGTATGCGTCCACAGCTCGTCGAAGTAGACGCGGCGGCACAGGTCGAGGAAGCCGAGGAGGTCGGCGCGTAGGGCCTGCGGGTCGCGCAGCAGGTCCTCGGCGAGGGCAGAGTGCGGATCCGGCAGCGCGGACGCGGCCTGGCGCAGCGCACGCGCCTGTGCCTGGTCGTGGAGCACCCTGCCGAAGCGGTAGGCCCGGTAGCCGCTGACGCAGGTGTACGCCATGAGCTCGGCGAACCGGTCCACCGCGAGCTCCGCCGGCGGTGTGGGAAGCCCTGGATAGAACCCCCGCCAGCGCAGCGCCGTCCACAGCGGGGCGAACCGTCCGAGTCCAGCCCTGAAGGCGGCCGGCGCGGCAGAGGTGGTCCGCCGGGCCCAGTCGGCGTGCTCGGTGTGGTGGGCGTGTCCGGTGAGCACGTGCAGGCTGGCGGCCAGTTCGGCGAGTGGGGACACGGTGACCGTGAACCGGTCGCAGGCGGCGCCTTCCAGCACGATCACAACCGACATGGGCGGGAGTGTACGGCGGCCTCACGCCGCCACCCCCTCGAATTCGGCCCGCGCGGCGACGAGTACCTCCGGTTCCGTGAGGAGTGCGGCGACGACGTCGGCGAGCGCGGTCGCGGCGACCTGCGTGCGATCGTGAGCCAGGGGCGTCGCCGCGGCTTCTCGCATCGAATCCGAGTGGGCGGGTGTACCGGGGTCGGCGATCTGGACGTAGGGGTGGATGACCGGCATCAGCTGCGAGAGGTTGCCGATGTCGGAGGACCCGGCGGGGCTGTCGGGGTCGTAGGGCCCTATGTCCACGCCGAGCGTCCGTACCGCGTCGGCGAACCGCTCCGCGAGAATGGCGTTGTTGCGCCGCTCCGCGTACAGGGGCCCGGTCTCGGAGACCTCTACCTGGGTCTGCGTGGCGAGCGCGGCCCCCGCCGCGGCGGCCCGCACCCGTTCCACCAGGGCCTCGGCCGACGCGGCCGTACGGTCCCGGACGTACAGATCGACCGCGGCCCGCGCGGGGACCACGTTGGGCGCCTGACCGCCGTCGACGACGATGCCGTGCAGCCGGGCACTCGGCGGAACGAACTGCCGCAGCGCATCAAGGGCGTTGAGGAACAACTGGGCGGCGGCCAGCGCGCTGCGCCCCTGCCACGGCGAGACCGATGCGTGCGCGCTCACCCCGGTGAACGCGACCCGCAGGTGCGCCGCCGCGAGCCCGG
The DNA window shown above is from Streptomyces sp. NBC_01451 and carries:
- a CDS encoding M20 family metallopeptidase; amino-acid sequence: MSSLKAPSVKALSAELAVLRPRMDAVSLSIHARPELKFAEFHARQVLTRWLAEEGFVVTVPAGGLDTAFVALHAGSRPGPCVAVLAEYDALPGVGHGCGHNLIAAGGVAAALAVVRALPAHPGTVAVIGTPGEEMGGAGKVRLADAGVFDGVDAAVMFHPGDRWLAGRPGLAAAHLRVAFTGVSAHASVSPWQGRSALAAAQLFLNALDALRQFVPPSARLHGIVVDGGQAPNVVPARAAVDLYVRDRTAASAEALVERVRAAAAGAALATQTQVEVSETGPLYAERRNNAILAERFADAVRTLGVDIGPYDPDSPAGSSDIGNLSQLMPVIHPYVQIADPGTPAHSDSMREAAATPLAHDRTQVAATALADVVAALLTEPEVLVAARAEFEGVAA
- a CDS encoding ArsR/SmtB family transcription factor, which translates into the protein MSVVIVLEGAACDRFTVTVSPLAELAASLHVLTGHAHHTEHADWARRTTSAAPAAFRAGLGRFAPLWTALRWRGFYPGLPTPPAELAVDRFAELMAYTCVSGYRAYRFGRVLHDQAQARALRQAASALPDPHSALAEDLLRDPQALRADLLGFLDLCRRVYFDELWTHTEPVLSRAAHQMRRRLADEGPEAALLSLSPSSARLDSPARVVLDKVHHAVVSPARTPLLLIPTWYGAPHLLVKDEPGLPPVVHFPVDAPQIGVTLARSRMLALTDPRRIRLCRLIARQAMTTADLADRLSMTRPQVARHLRTLRDLGLVQVERHGRYVHYGLDLTAVERIGQDVATALQY